A region from the Hydrogenimonas sp. genome encodes:
- a CDS encoding carbamoyl-phosphate synthase large chain, which yields MPKRDDIETILLIGSGPIVIGQACEFDYSGTQAAKTLKELGYRVVLINSNPATIMTDPEFADRTYIEPINEEIIARIIEKEGVDAILPTMGGQTALNVAMSMHEKGMLEGVEFLGADPEAIKKGEDRQAFKEAMIRIGMDLPKSRYAYSMEEAMAAAEEIGFPLIIRASYTLAGGGSGVAYNIDEFKSLAMAGLDASPISEILIEESLLGWKEYEMEVIRDRADNCIIVCSIENLDPMGVHTGDSITVAPALTLTDKEYQRMRDASFKILREIGVDTGGSNVQFSVNPETGRMIVIEMNPRVSRSSALASKATGYPIAKVATMLAVGFTLDEIKNDITGTPASFEPVIDYIVTKIPRFTFEKFPQADSTLTTSMKSVGEVMAIGRTFKESVQKALCSLETGLVGFDPIRCDDETLRREIRRPNEKRLLYIAQAFREGYSVEDIFTLSRVDPWFLRQIGQIVEMEKLIDIETLQDSKLLRRLKSSGFSDAMIARIINEKENMDLGENDIYTARKNLGVELEYHEVDTCAAEFKALTPYLYSSTNIMELPEKQEPEVADEKRKVLIIGGGPNRIGQGIEFDYCCVHASFALEDMGITSIMYNCNPETVSTDYDTSDILYFDPIDFEHVRSVIERMKPDGIIVHFGGQTPLKLAKKITSIGGKIVGTSAKVIDEAEDREKFSAFISALGLKQPENGTAFTKEEAFAIASRIGYPVLVRPSYVLGGRAMRTVYNEDELREYMDEAVSVSNESPVLIDKFLDHAIELDVDAISDGKEVYIGSIMQHIEEAGIHSGDSACSLPTVSISEKLVKDVEDQTKAIALGLGVKGLLNIQYAIFKDEVYLIEVNPRASRTVPFVSKATGVPLAKVATRVMINGDLREALKFYDTFGVVTDDGNVLKPKLKNHIAVKEAVFPFSKLTGSDLILGPEMKSTGEVMGISRTFGLSFAKSQFASKNHLPMSGTLFMSLTDHDKSEAGAIGKMFVDLGFKIVATSGTQKALEEAGVASQAVLKISEGRPNVEDLLKNGEIDMVLNTSDNKASKDDARRIRQAVLRFNVPYFTTISAARVSAAAIREMRDDGALEPRALQDYLRD from the coding sequence CCTGCTACGATCATGACGGACCCGGAGTTTGCCGACCGCACCTATATAGAGCCGATAAACGAAGAGATAATCGCCCGAATCATAGAGAAAGAGGGGGTCGACGCCATACTGCCGACTATGGGAGGGCAGACCGCACTCAATGTCGCTATGAGTATGCATGAGAAGGGTATGCTGGAGGGAGTAGAGTTTCTCGGAGCTGATCCGGAAGCGATCAAAAAGGGAGAAGACCGGCAGGCTTTCAAGGAGGCGATGATAAGAATAGGGATGGACCTTCCGAAAAGCCGGTACGCCTACTCCATGGAAGAGGCTATGGCGGCCGCCGAGGAGATAGGCTTTCCTCTTATCATAAGGGCCTCATATACGCTGGCTGGCGGCGGCAGCGGTGTCGCCTACAATATAGACGAGTTCAAATCTCTTGCTATGGCGGGGCTGGATGCGAGCCCTATAAGCGAGATTCTTATAGAAGAGAGCCTTTTGGGGTGGAAAGAGTATGAAATGGAGGTGATACGTGACCGTGCCGACAACTGTATCATCGTCTGTTCAATAGAGAACCTCGACCCCATGGGTGTACATACCGGCGACTCGATTACCGTCGCTCCGGCACTTACGCTTACCGACAAAGAGTACCAGCGAATGCGCGACGCCAGCTTCAAAATCCTCCGCGAGATAGGCGTAGATACCGGAGGCTCCAACGTGCAGTTCTCTGTGAATCCGGAGACGGGTAGGATGATCGTCATCGAGATGAACCCCCGAGTCAGCCGCTCATCCGCACTGGCCTCCAAAGCCACCGGGTACCCTATAGCCAAAGTGGCTACGATGCTGGCGGTAGGCTTTACGCTGGATGAGATAAAAAACGACATAACAGGAACCCCTGCCAGCTTCGAACCTGTAATAGACTACATCGTTACCAAGATTCCCCGTTTCACCTTCGAGAAGTTCCCGCAGGCCGACTCCACATTGACCACTTCGATGAAGAGTGTCGGTGAGGTGATGGCGATAGGGAGGACTTTCAAAGAGTCGGTTCAAAAAGCTCTCTGCTCTCTCGAGACAGGACTTGTCGGCTTCGACCCTATCCGTTGCGACGACGAGACACTTAGGCGGGAGATCAGAAGGCCGAACGAGAAGAGGCTCCTTTATATTGCGCAGGCTTTCCGGGAGGGTTACAGCGTGGAGGATATCTTCACGCTCAGCAGGGTCGATCCCTGGTTCCTTCGCCAGATAGGGCAGATTGTGGAGATGGAGAAGCTTATCGACATAGAGACGCTGCAGGACTCCAAGCTGCTCAGAAGGCTGAAAAGCTCGGGCTTCAGTGATGCGATGATAGCGAGGATAATCAACGAAAAAGAGAATATGGACCTCGGTGAAAACGATATCTATACCGCCCGCAAAAATCTTGGGGTGGAGCTGGAGTATCACGAGGTGGATACCTGTGCGGCCGAGTTCAAAGCGTTGACACCCTACCTCTACTCCTCTACGAACATAATGGAACTGCCAGAAAAACAGGAGCCTGAAGTTGCGGATGAGAAGAGGAAGGTTCTGATAATCGGGGGAGGGCCGAACAGGATAGGACAGGGAATCGAGTTCGACTACTGCTGTGTCCACGCATCTTTCGCACTGGAAGATATGGGAATAACCTCGATAATGTACAACTGCAATCCCGAAACGGTTTCGACTGATTACGATACGAGCGATATTCTCTATTTCGACCCTATCGACTTCGAGCATGTAAGGAGTGTCATAGAGAGAATGAAGCCGGACGGCATCATAGTCCACTTCGGCGGACAGACCCCTCTCAAGCTGGCGAAAAAGATCACATCTATCGGCGGGAAGATAGTCGGGACGAGCGCCAAGGTGATAGACGAAGCGGAGGATAGAGAGAAGTTCTCGGCTTTCATCAGCGCCCTTGGACTCAAACAGCCTGAAAACGGTACGGCATTTACCAAGGAGGAGGCCTTCGCGATAGCCTCTAGAATAGGCTATCCGGTTCTGGTACGCCCCAGTTATGTCCTGGGAGGCAGGGCTATGAGGACCGTCTACAACGAAGATGAGCTGAGAGAGTATATGGATGAAGCGGTGAGTGTGAGTAACGAATCTCCCGTTCTCATAGACAAGTTTCTAGACCATGCGATAGAGCTGGACGTAGACGCCATAAGCGACGGCAAGGAGGTCTATATAGGCTCTATCATGCAGCATATCGAAGAGGCCGGCATCCACTCGGGCGACAGTGCCTGCTCCCTGCCTACGGTATCCATAAGCGAGAAGCTTGTCAAAGATGTCGAAGATCAGACAAAGGCGATAGCCCTGGGGCTCGGTGTAAAGGGGCTTCTGAATATCCAGTATGCGATTTTCAAAGATGAGGTCTACCTTATAGAGGTAAACCCGCGTGCCAGCCGTACCGTGCCGTTCGTCTCTAAGGCGACCGGTGTTCCGTTGGCAAAAGTGGCGACCAGGGTGATGATCAATGGCGATCTGCGTGAGGCGCTGAAGTTCTACGACACCTTCGGAGTGGTTACGGATGACGGCAATGTCTTGAAGCCGAAACTGAAAAACCATATAGCCGTCAAAGAGGCCGTTTTCCCCTTCAGCAAGCTTACCGGTTCCGACCTGATTCTCGGGCCGGAGATGAAGTCGACCGGAGAGGTTATGGGTATAAGCAGGACCTTCGGTCTGAGTTTCGCGAAGAGCCAGTTTGCCAGTAAAAACCACCTGCCGATGAGCGGGACACTCTTTATGTCTCTCACCGACCATGACAAGAGTGAAGCGGGTGCCATAGGTAAGATGTTCGTAGATCTCGGTTTCAAAATCGTCGCCACATCAGGAACGCAAAAAGCGCTCGAAGAGGCGGGAGTGGCATCGCAGGCCGTTCTCAAGATTTCGGAAGGAAGACCCAATGTCGAGGATCTCCTCAAAAACGGGGAGATAGATATGGTTTTGAACACATCGGATAACAAAGCCAGCAAAGATGATGCCCGCAGAATACGGCAGGCTGTTCTGCGCTTCAATGTGCCCTATTTCACGACAATCTCTGCCGCCAGGGTCTCTGCCGCGGCTATCAGGGAGATGAGGGATGACGGAGCTCTCGAGCCGAGGGCTCTTCAGGACTATCTGAGAGATTGA
- a CDS encoding TsaC protein (YrdC domain) required for threonylcarbamoyladenosine t(6)A37 modification in tRNA, whose protein sequence is MRTELVYLVQTDTTAGFLSQSKERLAEAKGRPLDRPFLKAVSRLSMLEECGRVPKAFRKSVRRSRKRSFILPNGNSFRYIRGKHREFVKKFGWCYSTSANRHGEPFDEEYARDACDVVVESKEGFHEAKASEIWRLGREKRVKIR, encoded by the coding sequence ATGCGCACCGAACTGGTCTACCTGGTACAGACCGACACAACGGCCGGTTTCCTTTCGCAGTCCAAAGAGAGGCTGGCCGAAGCCAAAGGGCGTCCTCTCGATAGACCTTTTTTGAAAGCGGTTTCGAGGCTCTCGATGCTCGAAGAGTGCGGCAGAGTCCCCAAAGCCTTTAGAAAGAGTGTACGAAGAAGCAGAAAAAGATCCTTCATACTCCCGAACGGAAACTCATTCAGATATATTCGCGGAAAGCACAGAGAGTTCGTAAAGAAGTTCGGATGGTGCTACTCCACCTCCGCCAACAGGCACGGTGAGCCTTTCGACGAAGAGTACGCCAGAGATGCGTGCGATGTTGTGGTAGAATCAAAAGAGGGTTTCCATGAGGCGAAAGCCTCCGAAATCTGGCGCCTCGGCAGAGAAAAGAGGGTGAAAATAAGATGA
- a CDS encoding putative PAS/PAC sensor protein: MAHVINSLTGMKIAKPEPVDEEVPFDGGVMITETDTAGIITYANRKFRMMTGYTKEELIGSPHSINRHPDMPKAAFKTMWETIKRGDMWEGYVKNLRKDGKFYWVIVWIKPKLDADGKIIGYIAGRKVPNRQEIKAAAIKYAQMLKQERQ, translated from the coding sequence ATGGCCCACGTCATAAATTCTCTTACCGGAATGAAAATCGCTAAGCCGGAGCCTGTTGACGAAGAGGTACCCTTCGACGGCGGAGTAATGATAACAGAGACCGATACCGCGGGTATAATAACCTACGCAAACAGAAAATTCAGAATGATGACCGGTTACACCAAAGAGGAGCTCATCGGTTCTCCGCACAGCATCAACCGCCATCCCGATATGCCCAAGGCCGCTTTCAAAACGATGTGGGAGACAATCAAACGCGGAGATATGTGGGAAGGGTATGTAAAAAACCTGAGAAAAGACGGCAAATTCTACTGGGTTATAGTCTGGATAAAACCGAAGCTGGATGCAGATGGGAAAATCATAGGTTATATAGCAGGACGAAAAGTGCCGAACAGGCAGGAGATAAAAGCTGCAGCGATCAAATACGCCCAGATGCTGAAGCAGGAGAGGCAGTAG